In Apis cerana isolate GH-2021 linkage group LG6, AcerK_1.0, whole genome shotgun sequence, the following are encoded in one genomic region:
- the LOC107994087 gene encoding transmembrane protein 62 isoform X1 yields the protein MSLLSTTLIFPKKDTLTLHNIHRCLANVADLINVDNHVLDDTLHNTDMKKKWSQPKFYDIGASFDHLIWFLQISDIHISIFQDPFRITELKEFCNITVGTIKPSVVLASGDLTDAKAKDKMGSKQILEEWQYYKRILDDTEISKRTLWLDVRGNHDNFNVLTLESKNNYYSNYSIQGKKHPRSYMYNINIGSKLYTFIAIDACLKPGPRRPFNFVGMLDEHEIKSIHSLVNKSKNSNTDFIIWFGHYPTSCILSQTNIRNIIGKHKESMVYLCGHYHTLGGAVPNMYTLQQAGFLELELADWKDNRMYRLGVIDHGQFSFIDIKHKEWPVVLITNPKHALYMMPRKENIMSVIKSTHIRILAFSIALIKIVEVQLDDKLWFECEHIKGPLYVLKWNTTNYREGIHTIRVRVTDIDGRETTIFQPFALDGSRLSFRILPRLILMSNVSNIFQFLFGTVLVLLVIPLCILRFLHILCERKQIHRPRFRIKFFHSWLRKLWILSTVDRLFFPLVLYALYLTVGPWAVGEVIENQTGIIFAWGTFIGNSFLPGAFTYAYGFFQLFSFHLPLMLILANRVDKRLQNTTKPNNKPLSKICFILQYLPIILLIIMQTCMAYFFWLAYGTLATILCPLRTWSIFLAMMLWHQVNTMPHSCLRSAAKIWSPLG from the exons ATGTCACTATTGAGCACTACCCTTATTTTTCCTAAGAAGGACACATTGACACTGCACAACATTCACAGATGCCTCg CAAATGTTGCTGACCTGATCAATGTTGATAATCATGTATTAGATGATACCTTGCATAACACagacatgaaaaaaaaatggtcacaaccaaaattttatgatattggAGCATCATTTGATCATTTAATATGGTTTTTACag ATATCAGATATACACATAAGTATATTTCAAGATCCATTTAGAATaacagaattaaaagaattttgtaatattactgTGGGTACCATAAAACCTTCTGTTGTGCTTGCTTcag gtGATCTCACAGATGCAAAAGCCAAAGATAAAATGggatcaaaacaaatattagaAGAATGGCAATATTATAAACGTATTTTAGATGATACTGAAATTAGCAAAAGAACTCTATGGTTAGATGTAAGAGGAAATCATG ataattttaatgtactaACTcttgaatcaaaaaataattattattcaaattattctattcaagGAAAGAAGCATCCTagatcatatatgtataatataaatattggttCTAAATTATACACATTTATTGCAATAGATGCTTGCTTAAAACCTGGCCCACGAAGACCATTCAATTTTGTTGGCATGTTAGATGAGcatgaaattaaaagtatacatagtttagtaaataaatccaaaaatagtaatacagattttataatatggtTTGGTCACTATCCTACATCCTGTATATTATCACAaactaatattagaaatattatag gtAAACATAAAGAAAGTATGGTATATCTTTGTGGGCATTATCATACTCTTGGTGGCGCAGTGCCTAATATGTATACACTACAACAAGCAGGATTTCTTGAGCTAGAGTTAGCAGATTGGAAAGATAAtagaat gtATCGTTTGGGAGTAATAGATCATGgtcaattttcattcattgatATAAAACACAAGGAATGGCCTGTAGTATTAATCACTAATCCTAAACATGCTTTATATATGATGcctagaaaagaaaatataatgtctGTTATTAAATCTACTCATAttag GATATTGGCATTTTCGATAGCActgataaaaattgttgaagtTCAATTAGATGATAAACTTTGGTTTGAATGTGAACATATTAAAGGACCACTTTATGTTTTGAAATGGAACACAACAAACTACAGAGAGGGAATACATACTATTCGA gtAAGAGTTACAGATATAGATGGAAGAGAAACAACAATATTTCAACCATTTGCTCTTGATGGATCACGTTTATCGTTTCGTATTTTACCTAGACTTATACTTATGTCTAATGTCAGTAATATC tttcaattcttatttgGAACAGTATTGGTTTTATTAGTAATTCCATTATGTATACTTCGTTTTCTTCATATATTATGTGAAA gaaAGCAAATACATCGACCAAGattcagaataaaattttttcattcgtggCTTAGAAAATTGTGGATATTATCAACTGTTGATCGTCTGTTTTTTCCATTAGTATTATATGCATTGTATTTAACAGTTG gtcCATGGGCAGTTGGTGAAGTAATAGAAAATCAAACAGGTATAATTTTTGCTTGGGGAACATTTattggaaattcttttttgcctGGTGCTTTTACTTATGCTTAtggatttttccaattattttctttccatctACCACTAATGCTAATTCTAGCTAATAGAGTAGATAAAcg gcTACAAAATACTACTAAGCCAAATAATAAACCATTgtctaaaatttgttttattttacaatatttaccaataatattattaattattatgcaaaCATGTATGGCTTATTTCTTCTGGCTAGCATATGGAACATTAGCTACTATATTATGTCCCTTACGCACATGGAGTATTTTTTTAGCAATGATGTTATGGCATCAAGTAAATACTATGCCACATTCATGTCTAAG gTCTGCTGCAAAAATATGGTCTCCCCTTGGTTAG
- the LOC107994087 gene encoding transmembrane protein 62 isoform X2: MKISKSTVILLVFVLMLSIFVANVADLINVDNHVLDDTLHNTDMKKKWSQPKFYDIGASFDHLIWFLQISDIHISIFQDPFRITELKEFCNITVGTIKPSVVLASGDLTDAKAKDKMGSKQILEEWQYYKRILDDTEISKRTLWLDVRGNHDNFNVLTLESKNNYYSNYSIQGKKHPRSYMYNINIGSKLYTFIAIDACLKPGPRRPFNFVGMLDEHEIKSIHSLVNKSKNSNTDFIIWFGHYPTSCILSQTNIRNIIGKHKESMVYLCGHYHTLGGAVPNMYTLQQAGFLELELADWKDNRMYRLGVIDHGQFSFIDIKHKEWPVVLITNPKHALYMMPRKENIMSVIKSTHIRILAFSIALIKIVEVQLDDKLWFECEHIKGPLYVLKWNTTNYREGIHTIRVRVTDIDGRETTIFQPFALDGSRLSFRILPRLILMSNVSNIFQFLFGTVLVLLVIPLCILRFLHILCERKQIHRPRFRIKFFHSWLRKLWILSTVDRLFFPLVLYALYLTVGPWAVGEVIENQTGIIFAWGTFIGNSFLPGAFTYAYGFFQLFSFHLPLMLILANRVDKRLQNTTKPNNKPLSKICFILQYLPIILLIIMQTCMAYFFWLAYGTLATILCPLRTWSIFLAMMLWHQVNTMPHSCLRSAAKIWSPLG, encoded by the exons atgaaaatatcgaaatctaCTGTAATTCTTTTGGTCTTTGTATTAATGTTATCGATATTTGTAGCAAATGTTGCTGACCTGATCAATGTTGATAATCATGTATTAGATGATACCTTGCATAACACagacatgaaaaaaaaatggtcacaaccaaaattttatgatattggAGCATCATTTGATCATTTAATATGGTTTTTACag ATATCAGATATACACATAAGTATATTTCAAGATCCATTTAGAATaacagaattaaaagaattttgtaatattactgTGGGTACCATAAAACCTTCTGTTGTGCTTGCTTcag gtGATCTCACAGATGCAAAAGCCAAAGATAAAATGggatcaaaacaaatattagaAGAATGGCAATATTATAAACGTATTTTAGATGATACTGAAATTAGCAAAAGAACTCTATGGTTAGATGTAAGAGGAAATCATG ataattttaatgtactaACTcttgaatcaaaaaataattattattcaaattattctattcaagGAAAGAAGCATCCTagatcatatatgtataatataaatattggttCTAAATTATACACATTTATTGCAATAGATGCTTGCTTAAAACCTGGCCCACGAAGACCATTCAATTTTGTTGGCATGTTAGATGAGcatgaaattaaaagtatacatagtttagtaaataaatccaaaaatagtaatacagattttataatatggtTTGGTCACTATCCTACATCCTGTATATTATCACAaactaatattagaaatattatag gtAAACATAAAGAAAGTATGGTATATCTTTGTGGGCATTATCATACTCTTGGTGGCGCAGTGCCTAATATGTATACACTACAACAAGCAGGATTTCTTGAGCTAGAGTTAGCAGATTGGAAAGATAAtagaat gtATCGTTTGGGAGTAATAGATCATGgtcaattttcattcattgatATAAAACACAAGGAATGGCCTGTAGTATTAATCACTAATCCTAAACATGCTTTATATATGATGcctagaaaagaaaatataatgtctGTTATTAAATCTACTCATAttag GATATTGGCATTTTCGATAGCActgataaaaattgttgaagtTCAATTAGATGATAAACTTTGGTTTGAATGTGAACATATTAAAGGACCACTTTATGTTTTGAAATGGAACACAACAAACTACAGAGAGGGAATACATACTATTCGA gtAAGAGTTACAGATATAGATGGAAGAGAAACAACAATATTTCAACCATTTGCTCTTGATGGATCACGTTTATCGTTTCGTATTTTACCTAGACTTATACTTATGTCTAATGTCAGTAATATC tttcaattcttatttgGAACAGTATTGGTTTTATTAGTAATTCCATTATGTATACTTCGTTTTCTTCATATATTATGTGAAA gaaAGCAAATACATCGACCAAGattcagaataaaattttttcattcgtggCTTAGAAAATTGTGGATATTATCAACTGTTGATCGTCTGTTTTTTCCATTAGTATTATATGCATTGTATTTAACAGTTG gtcCATGGGCAGTTGGTGAAGTAATAGAAAATCAAACAGGTATAATTTTTGCTTGGGGAACATTTattggaaattcttttttgcctGGTGCTTTTACTTATGCTTAtggatttttccaattattttctttccatctACCACTAATGCTAATTCTAGCTAATAGAGTAGATAAAcg gcTACAAAATACTACTAAGCCAAATAATAAACCATTgtctaaaatttgttttattttacaatatttaccaataatattattaattattatgcaaaCATGTATGGCTTATTTCTTCTGGCTAGCATATGGAACATTAGCTACTATATTATGTCCCTTACGCACATGGAGTATTTTTTTAGCAATGATGTTATGGCATCAAGTAAATACTATGCCACATTCATGTCTAAG gTCTGCTGCAAAAATATGGTCTCCCCTTGGTTAG
- the LOC107994087 gene encoding transmembrane protein 62 isoform X3, translating to MKKKWSQPKFYDIGASFDHLIWFLQISDIHISIFQDPFRITELKEFCNITVGTIKPSVVLASGDLTDAKAKDKMGSKQILEEWQYYKRILDDTEISKRTLWLDVRGNHDNFNVLTLESKNNYYSNYSIQGKKHPRSYMYNINIGSKLYTFIAIDACLKPGPRRPFNFVGMLDEHEIKSIHSLVNKSKNSNTDFIIWFGHYPTSCILSQTNIRNIIGKHKESMVYLCGHYHTLGGAVPNMYTLQQAGFLELELADWKDNRMYRLGVIDHGQFSFIDIKHKEWPVVLITNPKHALYMMPRKENIMSVIKSTHIRILAFSIALIKIVEVQLDDKLWFECEHIKGPLYVLKWNTTNYREGIHTIRVRVTDIDGRETTIFQPFALDGSRLSFRILPRLILMSNVSNIFQFLFGTVLVLLVIPLCILRFLHILCERKQIHRPRFRIKFFHSWLRKLWILSTVDRLFFPLVLYALYLTVGPWAVGEVIENQTGIIFAWGTFIGNSFLPGAFTYAYGFFQLFSFHLPLMLILANRVDKRLQNTTKPNNKPLSKICFILQYLPIILLIIMQTCMAYFFWLAYGTLATILCPLRTWSIFLAMMLWHQVNTMPHSCLRSAAKIWSPLG from the exons atgaaaaaaaaatggtcacaaccaaaattttatgatattggAGCATCATTTGATCATTTAATATGGTTTTTACag ATATCAGATATACACATAAGTATATTTCAAGATCCATTTAGAATaacagaattaaaagaattttgtaatattactgTGGGTACCATAAAACCTTCTGTTGTGCTTGCTTcag gtGATCTCACAGATGCAAAAGCCAAAGATAAAATGggatcaaaacaaatattagaAGAATGGCAATATTATAAACGTATTTTAGATGATACTGAAATTAGCAAAAGAACTCTATGGTTAGATGTAAGAGGAAATCATG ataattttaatgtactaACTcttgaatcaaaaaataattattattcaaattattctattcaagGAAAGAAGCATCCTagatcatatatgtataatataaatattggttCTAAATTATACACATTTATTGCAATAGATGCTTGCTTAAAACCTGGCCCACGAAGACCATTCAATTTTGTTGGCATGTTAGATGAGcatgaaattaaaagtatacatagtttagtaaataaatccaaaaatagtaatacagattttataatatggtTTGGTCACTATCCTACATCCTGTATATTATCACAaactaatattagaaatattatag gtAAACATAAAGAAAGTATGGTATATCTTTGTGGGCATTATCATACTCTTGGTGGCGCAGTGCCTAATATGTATACACTACAACAAGCAGGATTTCTTGAGCTAGAGTTAGCAGATTGGAAAGATAAtagaat gtATCGTTTGGGAGTAATAGATCATGgtcaattttcattcattgatATAAAACACAAGGAATGGCCTGTAGTATTAATCACTAATCCTAAACATGCTTTATATATGATGcctagaaaagaaaatataatgtctGTTATTAAATCTACTCATAttag GATATTGGCATTTTCGATAGCActgataaaaattgttgaagtTCAATTAGATGATAAACTTTGGTTTGAATGTGAACATATTAAAGGACCACTTTATGTTTTGAAATGGAACACAACAAACTACAGAGAGGGAATACATACTATTCGA gtAAGAGTTACAGATATAGATGGAAGAGAAACAACAATATTTCAACCATTTGCTCTTGATGGATCACGTTTATCGTTTCGTATTTTACCTAGACTTATACTTATGTCTAATGTCAGTAATATC tttcaattcttatttgGAACAGTATTGGTTTTATTAGTAATTCCATTATGTATACTTCGTTTTCTTCATATATTATGTGAAA gaaAGCAAATACATCGACCAAGattcagaataaaattttttcattcgtggCTTAGAAAATTGTGGATATTATCAACTGTTGATCGTCTGTTTTTTCCATTAGTATTATATGCATTGTATTTAACAGTTG gtcCATGGGCAGTTGGTGAAGTAATAGAAAATCAAACAGGTATAATTTTTGCTTGGGGAACATTTattggaaattcttttttgcctGGTGCTTTTACTTATGCTTAtggatttttccaattattttctttccatctACCACTAATGCTAATTCTAGCTAATAGAGTAGATAAAcg gcTACAAAATACTACTAAGCCAAATAATAAACCATTgtctaaaatttgttttattttacaatatttaccaataatattattaattattatgcaaaCATGTATGGCTTATTTCTTCTGGCTAGCATATGGAACATTAGCTACTATATTATGTCCCTTACGCACATGGAGTATTTTTTTAGCAATGATGTTATGGCATCAAGTAAATACTATGCCACATTCATGTCTAAG gTCTGCTGCAAAAATATGGTCTCCCCTTGGTTAG
- the LOC107994094 gene encoding protein king tubby isoform X2, protein MTSLDLRQQKLEQQRQLIAQKMKQKRQSGAGGMVQASNISSTQLTSHSTKWMNPHKELRGYDGPLQFNISQTNTDLNTFIENKDMEARINVSTEGNFYQAMETADCADEESSPIDIHSPSESLPCPSPLRVAPSDGSSTFISRENNSSSPELEGNVEGNIEHFVLQPANKKMHYKCRITRDRKGMDRGLYPTYFLHLERDYGKKIFLLAGRKRKKSTTSNYLISTDPTDLSRAGESYIGKLRSNLLGTQFTVYDNGYSLMKDDKRDDRFNPRQELAAVIYDTNVLGFKGPRKMTVIIPGMTSDQKRVEICPRDESETLLERWKTKNMDNLIELHNKTPVWNDDTQSYVLNFHGRVTQASVKNFQVVHDSDVDYVVMQFGRVAEDVFTMDYRFPLCTLQAFAIALSSFDSKLACE, encoded by the exons ATGACATCTCTAGATTTAAGACAACAGAAACTCGAACAACAG agaCAATTAATTGcacaaaaaatgaaacaaaaacgaCAAAGTGGTGCTGGTGGAATGGTACAAGCATCTAATATATCAAGCACTCAACTTACAAGTCATTCTACAAAATGGATGAATCCACATAAAGAGCTTCGAg gATATGATGGACCATTACAGTTTAATATATCACAAACAAATAcagatttaaatacatttatagagaataaggATATGGAAGCAAGAATTAAtg TTAGCACAGAAGGAAACTTTTACCAAGCTATGGAAACTGCTGATTGTGCAGATGAAGAATCATCACCTATAGATATACATTCACCTTCAGAATCTTTACCATGTCCTTCGCCTCTTAGAGTAGCTCCTTCAGATGGTTCTAGTACATTTATCAGTAGAGAAAACAATTCTTCA agtcCAGAATTAGAGGGAAATGTGGAAGGAAATATAGAACATTTTGTATTACAAccagcaaataaaaaaatgcattataaATGTAGAATAACGCGAGATAGAAAAGGTATGGATCGTGGCCTTTATCCAAcctattttttacatttagaaCGTGATTATGGAAAAAAG atttttttattggctggacgtaaaagaaaaaaaagtacaacaagtaattatttaatttctactgATCCTACGGATCTTTCAAGAGCAGGCGAATcttatattggaaaattgagATCGAATCTTCTGGGAACACAATTTACTGTATATGATAATGGATATTCATTAATGAAAGATGACAAAAGAGACGATCGTTTTAATCCGAGACAAGAGTTAGCTGCAGTGATATACGATACTAACGTTTTAGGATTTAAAGGACCACGTAAAATGACTGTCATTATTCCAGGAATGACATCTGATCAAAAAAGAGTTGAAATTTGTCCACGAGATGAATCTGAAACATTACTTg aacgatggaaaacaaaaaatatggataatttaatagaattacataataaaactcCTGTATGGAACGATGATACACAGTCATATGTACTTAATTTTCATGGACGTGTGACACAAGCTtctgtgaaaaattttcaagtagTACATGATAGTGAtg TTGATTATGTTGTTATGCAATTCGGCCGCGTTGCAGAGGATGTTTTTACAATGGACTATAGGTTTCCATTATGTACACTTCAAGCATTCGCTATTGCTTTAAGTAGCTTTGATAGTAAATTAGCTTgtgaataa
- the LOC107994094 gene encoding protein king tubby isoform X1: protein MTSLDLRQQKLEQQRQLIAQKMKQKRQSGAGGMVQASNISSTQLTSHSTKWMNPHKELRGYDGPLQFNISQTNTDLNTFIENKDMEARINEVSTEGNFYQAMETADCADEESSPIDIHSPSESLPCPSPLRVAPSDGSSTFISRENNSSSPELEGNVEGNIEHFVLQPANKKMHYKCRITRDRKGMDRGLYPTYFLHLERDYGKKIFLLAGRKRKKSTTSNYLISTDPTDLSRAGESYIGKLRSNLLGTQFTVYDNGYSLMKDDKRDDRFNPRQELAAVIYDTNVLGFKGPRKMTVIIPGMTSDQKRVEICPRDESETLLERWKTKNMDNLIELHNKTPVWNDDTQSYVLNFHGRVTQASVKNFQVVHDSDVDYVVMQFGRVAEDVFTMDYRFPLCTLQAFAIALSSFDSKLACE from the exons ATGACATCTCTAGATTTAAGACAACAGAAACTCGAACAACAG agaCAATTAATTGcacaaaaaatgaaacaaaaacgaCAAAGTGGTGCTGGTGGAATGGTACAAGCATCTAATATATCAAGCACTCAACTTACAAGTCATTCTACAAAATGGATGAATCCACATAAAGAGCTTCGAg gATATGATGGACCATTACAGTTTAATATATCACAAACAAATAcagatttaaatacatttatagagaataaggATATGGAAGCAAGAATTAAtg aaGTTAGCACAGAAGGAAACTTTTACCAAGCTATGGAAACTGCTGATTGTGCAGATGAAGAATCATCACCTATAGATATACATTCACCTTCAGAATCTTTACCATGTCCTTCGCCTCTTAGAGTAGCTCCTTCAGATGGTTCTAGTACATTTATCAGTAGAGAAAACAATTCTTCA agtcCAGAATTAGAGGGAAATGTGGAAGGAAATATAGAACATTTTGTATTACAAccagcaaataaaaaaatgcattataaATGTAGAATAACGCGAGATAGAAAAGGTATGGATCGTGGCCTTTATCCAAcctattttttacatttagaaCGTGATTATGGAAAAAAG atttttttattggctggacgtaaaagaaaaaaaagtacaacaagtaattatttaatttctactgATCCTACGGATCTTTCAAGAGCAGGCGAATcttatattggaaaattgagATCGAATCTTCTGGGAACACAATTTACTGTATATGATAATGGATATTCATTAATGAAAGATGACAAAAGAGACGATCGTTTTAATCCGAGACAAGAGTTAGCTGCAGTGATATACGATACTAACGTTTTAGGATTTAAAGGACCACGTAAAATGACTGTCATTATTCCAGGAATGACATCTGATCAAAAAAGAGTTGAAATTTGTCCACGAGATGAATCTGAAACATTACTTg aacgatggaaaacaaaaaatatggataatttaatagaattacataataaaactcCTGTATGGAACGATGATACACAGTCATATGTACTTAATTTTCATGGACGTGTGACACAAGCTtctgtgaaaaattttcaagtagTACATGATAGTGAtg TTGATTATGTTGTTATGCAATTCGGCCGCGTTGCAGAGGATGTTTTTACAATGGACTATAGGTTTCCATTATGTACACTTCAAGCATTCGCTATTGCTTTAAGTAGCTTTGATAGTAAATTAGCTTgtgaataa